gatacataaagataacaaaaaataagattCTGTAGATTGCTAtgtcatataatgtattataattcatatattacattacaatgtttttatatagcgccagcagattccatagcccTATTACAACaaagtcagtaaaataatgttaaatcaCACACAGTATTTACAGCCACATCTTGTTTGCTAgcttttgtatttttcacaattcttttttatttgcatatgaGTAATCTTAATTATACAGATTATGATAAAGTATATCGTTTTCTGGGAGAGGCAAGAATTAGTTATTTATAGGTCTATAAATTgtacataattatttatatatacacatacaaagcCTTGATTCTTGCCTCTCCCAAGAAAGAGAACACTTGAAATGCTACAGATTATGACTAATCCAACAATACATGTTATACTTGTCTTGCAGAGTCCAGAGATAGGAAACTTTTCGTTTCAACTATGAATTCTGATACACATCAAATGAGTTATTGTTATCCAAAGCACTATGGCAGCAGACACATTTCAGGTTTGTCATGTGATGGAATCCTGCTCGAAACATTTGCTTTCCTGTGTCTCTCTGTAGTATTAACACCGTATTGTTACAGGTATTTGTGTTCTCATTAACGTGCTGTTTGGTGAGACTCAGTGTGCTGGGAGTTGTAGACCAATTACACATTCTTTTGAACTCCTAAAATATAATCTGttgaattattttaatgcaattacacttgctctgcttttttttgttatgaagCAACCAGCTAGAAATGCCATTAGAACTGTATTTGTTAAGGCACTATTTATGTGGTTCTAATTGTCTGTATATGTGACTGATTATAaacagtatatactatatagtaAGAAAACGGTTGTTAACAATAATGAGCATCATTGGATTTTGTCATTGTTTGAACTTTAAGCATCCACATTATTATGAAGAATATATTCTGATTTTTGTAGTAGTCTTTCCATCTAGTTTCTTTCAAATTGGAAGGATTACTATGGCAGAAGTGCTACAATAGAGtgtgtgtttcttgctcattaAGTATACTTAGCAGATTTTAAACTTGTTTCTGAGATCTGCCCACTTTTTAACCAATCCCATTTAGTTTTTAAGACATAAGTCCCAACCCACATGCGGAGATAAAATACAACATTTGCTTATGCTTGCAATTAAAGCTATAAAGAAATCAGGATCAGTTTTACAAAAGATGAAGACTCCGGTGAATCCAGTTTTTCATGTATTGGCATTTATTTTGGACAAgatattaatgtttgtgaagtTTAAAACAAATTGTGAATCAAAAGATAACGAAAATGGCAACAATTTTGAGTTATCACTTCAAAGAGGCGATCTTTTGGAAGTTGAAAGGACTCTCTTCATTCATTTTGGTATTTACTTGGGAAATAATCAAGTTGCACATTTGATACCTGACATTCTTCCAGCTATTTCCTCCGATAGATCTCAAATTAAAAAAGTGGTATCCAACAAAAGATTGATAATGGGTGTTCTGGCTAAGATGGCTAGTGTCAGAGTGGATACTTTGCAGGATTTTGCATATGGAGGAAGTATTACTGTAAATGAAATGGACCAGAGTTTCAAAAATAAACCGCTTCCAAATGAAGACGTGGCCCAAAGGGCTGAAAAGCTTGTAGGAGCCACATCATACAGTCTGCTGTGGGACAACTGTGAGCACTTTGTGACTTACTGCAGATATGGCGTTCCCACGAGCTTCCAGACTGAGAAGGTAAATAGTGAAATTATTACAATGAAAATATAGAGAGAAATTATGCAACATTAGATTAAGCCCCAAGTACTCCCACACTATTTTCACCATCTAGATCCCCCTTTGTTTTGTATGTGTAGCCTCTTTTCATTTAGGTATATGAGTCATCGTtagattattgttattttatcccACCCTAAAACGGGAGGATACTAACAGTGCATATTTACTCATGGGGAAATAGTTCCCAGAaggaatacatatattatatgggAAGACTCAGAAGGGGCATAAGTTGAAATGATATGAGGGTTATTCCTGCGTACTAACACTAGAATTCAAcaggtaaaaaatgtaaacggctgttcattacattacatttatttatatagggccagcagATTCCTcggcgctgttacaatcagtggaataatttaaagtaacacacataaacaaattggt
The DNA window shown above is from Spea bombifrons isolate aSpeBom1 chromosome 1, aSpeBom1.2.pri, whole genome shotgun sequence and carries:
- the LOC128484081 gene encoding lecithin retinol acyltransferase-like isoform X1; this translates as MKTPVNPVFHVLAFILDKILMFVKFKTNCESKDNENGNNFELSLQRGDLLEVERTLFIHFGIYLGNNQVAHLIPDILPAISSDRSQIKKVVSNKRLIMGVLAKMASVRVDTLQDFAYGGSITVNEMDQSFKNKPLPNEDVAQRAEKLVGATSYSLLWDNCEHFVTYCRYGVPTSFQTEKFCETVKRIIRDQRSVLLSAVLGMVSMLCMGLGICTTLPTFLITFSLWMAS